Below is a window of Desmonostoc muscorum LEGE 12446 DNA.
GAGTCGGTGCGTCAAGAGGCTGCTTCACTCTCTTCTTCAGCAGCAGCGTTGATTTGCGGTGGCAAAACGCTGACAAGGACTCGCTCTGATTCAGCAAGAGGTGTCACACCCTCAGGAAAAGATATATCACTGATGTGCAAGTTGTCCCCAATTTTCAGGTTAGAGACATCAATTTCGATGAACTCTGGGATGTTCTCAGGCGCACAACTCACTTGCAATTCGGTAACAGTGGTGTCTAACACGCCACCTTCTTGTTTAACACCAACAGCTTCTCCCACGAAACGCAGGCGTACTTCTACATTTGTGTCGCCGTGACCCGCAACTGCAAAAAAGCTCAGGTGGTAAGGGGTACCCTTTGCTGGATGAATTTGAAGTTCCCGGAGTAGGGCTTTGCCCCGCCAAGGTACATCAGTAACGTTTAAGTCAATCAAAGTGTTGTTGACTGAAGCTCTTTTGAGCAAGCGCTCAACAGTTTTGGCATTGATGGTCAAAGAGATTGATTCTGTACCCTTGTGACCGTACAAATTTGCTGGGATTGCTCCAGAACGGCGCAAAGCTTTGGGCTTGCTACCTTCTGGTCGCTTTTGACATTCGACTGTAATAGCCATAGAAGTTGTTGTTTTTAATTAGAGTTAGGAGTTAGGAGTTAGGAGTTAGGAGTTAGGAGTTAGGAGTTTTGATTTAATTACTCACTCCTCACTCTTAACTCTTAACTTTTAACTAAGCACTGAGCAAGGAAGCGGGTGTGCCGTCGGCGTGTAATAAAGCCCGTTTGGGACCGTGGATGGGGTCTTCTACGATTATGGTTTGATCGCGGCTAGCTCCTAGTGAAACGATCGCGATCGGGACTTCCATCAATTCTGCTAAGAATTTTAGATAATCCAGCGCCTGTTGTGGCAAGTCTTCCAGGGTGCGGCAGTGACTTGTTGACACTTGCCATCCTGGTAAGGTTTTGTAGATGGGGCGACATCTGGCAAATTGACGGGAACTGGTGGGGAAGTGTTCGCTGCGAACGCCGTCTATTTCATAGGCGACACAAACTTGGATTTCTTCTAATTCATCGAGGACATCCAGTTTGGTGAGTGCCATACAGTCCATACCGTTAATTCGCACGGCATAACGACCAATGACGGCATCAAACCAGCCGCAACGCCGCTTGCGTCCGGTGGTTGTGCCAAATTCGGCACCGCGATCGCACAGTAATTCTCCCAACTCTCCATCCAATTCCGTGGGAAATGGTCCTTCTCCCACTCTTGTGGTATACGCTTTCGATACCCCAATTACCCGATCTATCATTGTCGGTCCTAGCCCTGTACCAACGCAAGCCCCCCCGGCTACAGGGTTGGAGGAGGTAACATAGGGATAAGTTCCGTGATCTAAGTCCAGGAGGGTGCCTTGTGCGCCTTCAAACAAAATATTGCGTCGTCGCAGAACTGCATCATATATTTTCAACGATGTATCAATGACGTAAGGTCGCAAGCGTTCTGCATACCCTAGATACTGCTCAATCACCTCTTGTGGATCTAGAGGCGGCAAGTTGTAAAGCTTTTCTAAAATGACGTTTTTATAATTAATCGTCCACTCCAACTGCTCCCGTAGCCCATCAGGGTCCATCAAATCCAAAACCCGAATGCCTGTACGTTCAGATTTGTCAGCATAAGTCGGACCAATGCCCCGACCTGTAGTGCCGATCTTATGGCTTCCCCGTCGTTCTTCTGATGCCTGGTCTATCAACCGATGATAAGGCATCGTTACGTGGGCTGTCTCAGATATCAGCAGGTGGTCAGTGGAAATATTTAATTCTTTTAATTGGTCCAGTTCTGCTATCAAAATCTGTGGATCAATGACCGTGCCACAGCCAATAATGCAGTCGGTATTTGGATACAAAATACCAGAAGGGATTAAGTGTAGCTTAAAGGTCTGACCTTTAACTACAATTGTGTGCCCAGCATTGACACCCCCTTGGTAACGTACCACAACATCTGCCGAACGGCTGAGCAAGTCTGTTATTTTACCTTTTCCTTCATCGCCCCATTGGGCACCTATGACAATTACGTTAGCCAAGCGTTTATATTATGAGGTAAAGTTTCCACAAACTATTATTATCAACATATTTCGGAAAAAATGTCAAGGCTTTGCAAAAAAAATAATCTAAACTGTTTTCAATTTGATCGTTCACGAGAAAATCTCACAACCAAACGTGAACAAGGAATGTCAAGAGACCCGATAAATCGGCGTCTCTATGAATATCATTTGTGAGTTGTCATTTATTTAGAACAATGACTAATGATAAATGACTGCATGGTAATATTAAAAATTAATTTATATTAAAAACTGGCGGTTTGCTTTCTAATTCT
It encodes the following:
- a CDS encoding 50S ribosomal protein L25/general stress protein Ctc, which gives rise to MAITVECQKRPEGSKPKALRRSGAIPANLYGHKGTESISLTINAKTVERLLKRASVNNTLIDLNVTDVPWRGKALLRELQIHPAKGTPYHLSFFAVAGHGDTNVEVRLRFVGEAVGVKQEGGVLDTTVTELQVSCAPENIPEFIEIDVSNLKIGDNLHISDISFPEGVTPLAESERVLVSVLPPQINAAAEEESEAAS
- a CDS encoding adenylosuccinate synthase, translated to MANVIVIGAQWGDEGKGKITDLLSRSADVVVRYQGGVNAGHTIVVKGQTFKLHLIPSGILYPNTDCIIGCGTVIDPQILIAELDQLKELNISTDHLLISETAHVTMPYHRLIDQASEERRGSHKIGTTGRGIGPTYADKSERTGIRVLDLMDPDGLREQLEWTINYKNVILEKLYNLPPLDPQEVIEQYLGYAERLRPYVIDTSLKIYDAVLRRRNILFEGAQGTLLDLDHGTYPYVTSSNPVAGGACVGTGLGPTMIDRVIGVSKAYTTRVGEGPFPTELDGELGELLCDRGAEFGTTTGRKRRCGWFDAVIGRYAVRINGMDCMALTKLDVLDELEEIQVCVAYEIDGVRSEHFPTSSRQFARCRPIYKTLPGWQVSTSHCRTLEDLPQQALDYLKFLAELMEVPIAIVSLGASRDQTIIVEDPIHGPKRALLHADGTPASLLSA